The Rhizobium rosettiformans genomic sequence TGGGTTCGAATCCCACCCTGTCCGCCACCTTCTCTATTAGTGATTTGATTTCTCATCTTATTCGCCTTTCCTTTGTCCAACTTTTCGGTTGGGTTGGACAATATTTGTTCGTGATTTCTTCCCCGCGATTGCCTTAGCTCCCATTTCGGCAAGTGCAGTCTGATTGGCTGCGGCGGTGTAGACGCTGACCTGCTTCAGGTCCGTATGCCCGGTCACGGCCTTGATGATATCCCCGCTCATGCCACCTTCCGCCATGCGACGCGCCGCCGCTTTACGCAGTCCGTGGGCTGAACAGTGAGGCAGGCCTGCTTCATTGCACCGGTCCCTGAACCAGTTGCCAAAGCCGGCTGCCGTGAAAGGCTTGCCGAAATCGGTCGTCAGGAACGTAGGCTTGTCTCTCGGCAGCTCACGGATCGACGTGAGGAGGGCAGGGAGCATGAACAAATCCAGCTCTGCCCCGGTCTTTTCCTGCTTCACGCTGATTGTTCGCCCGTTGATCTGCTGCCAGCCCATCAGCACAACGTCGCTCCGCCTTTGCGCGGTGTAGAGAAGCAAGTTGAGCGCAAGGCGCGCCCTGGTTCCCTCTAGATGCCTTTCCTCGAAAGCCGCGATCTCTGCGTCGCTCCAGGTGTGAAACCCCTTCGTCTTCTTCGAGAAGCCTTTGATCCCTGTGGCCGGGTTGGCCGTGATCCAGCCGTTGTCGAGGGCGTGATCGAGCATGATCTTGAGCAATGACAGCAGCCGATTTGCGGCTTGTGGCCGATCCGACATGTCGCCGATCAGCGCCTTGACGTGCTCGCGCCTGAGATCCCGCATCATTCGAGCGCCGTGCTTTACGCGAAAGTTCTCTATAATGCGGCGGTAGGTCCGCTTTGTGGTCTCGCGTAGACCTTTGAAGGTCGGCGAGCGATAATAGGAGACCGCCAGCGCGTCGAAAGATCCCGGCCGCGTTCTGCTTGCGCCAATGTTCTCGCGCCACTCGGTGACGCCCGCAAGGGCCGCCGCGTAGGCCATTTCGAATTCCGGTCCGACAGGCGGGAATGGAAGATATGTGTCGACGCCTTTCGTACGGAACCGAATGCGCCGCTTCTTGTGACGATCGATCACCAGCGAGCAGTATCTCGGCAGTCCGTTGCGGCGCTTGCCCTTCATCAGCGCAGAACCTCGTCCCAGGTGTTGACAGGTTTCGACTGCTGTTGGTCGGCCATGGAGGCAGACGCCTCGATACGGCCGTCGGGATGGATGACGACCGTCGCGGACTCAAATCCAGCGCTCAAGGCCGCTGCGAAAAGGCGCTTCGCGTCTATCTGCTTGAATTTTGACTCTCGCTTCATAACAGCCTCATCAGGAGATTATGTTCAAGATGGTGTTTGTCATTTTGGCAGTCTCCGGTTCCACGTCTTGGTGTCTCTGTGGCGGAGCTATTCTGAACTGCCGGTTCGAATGCGCATTCTTAGAAAACAGAGTGCATTGATTTGACCGGCTGAAAAGTCGCAAATCTGTCAACGACCGATACAGGCGAACAGTATCGTATCATCCTGAAAATATTGAATAATGCCGCATGTCAGGCTCGGTGAGAGAATTGTGGCAATTGTGAATTTTTGTTCTGTGAGGGGAGAGTGCTGCCGTTCGGCCTCAAATATCTCGACTGTCAATGTTCGAATCTGTCAGGAGCGGAAGAGTGAGCGGGGTAAGTGTTCTCGATCCGGAGTTACTCGGCCGGCGGTCGCGATCGACGCGGAAAGGGAGGCGGAAGATGTCGACGGCATCGAAAATCTTCCCGGTGTCGACTACGCCGCCATCGATGCCCCGCTTGCCCGATCGGATGCGGTAATCGAGTATGCAACACGGCCGGCCGCGCCAGCGCGGCATACAGAAACGCACTGGCAATGGTCTCGACTGGGACGACGATGCCCTGCTGGAGGACTAGTGGGGTGCGGTGCACCACGCCGAAAACTTGCCGGCGGTGCTGCAGGCGATTATCGCCTCTCGATGACTGGAACGAGCTGGTCGAGCTGGTGATCTCGCGGCCGCGGGTGTCGGCCGGTATGATTGCGAAGGGGCTGGGCTTGCGGGAAATGACGGGGAGGGGGAGGTTTGGGGCATGGGGATAATATGAATACCGAGTTTATCCGTCATCCTATCTAGCTGTAAGATGGAATTCTCGGTTTCGGTATGGGTATTTTTTCGCTAAGAGCGGCGGTCAATCAAAAGCAGGTAGTGAGTATGGCTCTGCACAAGGACGAAGTCCTGAATTCTCTCGCGGCAACGGCGAATGTGGCGCAATTCGTAAGTTTTCGACCGTTATCCAAGGGTGGCCTGTCGCAGAGTTATTGCCGTGTCACGGGATATCCAGAGAATTACCGGTTTGGTGACGTCAAGGAAGCAGTTGCCGCCCTGTTAGCTGCTAGCTCCGACCGGATGGTCAACGTAAGAAGCTACGAGCCCAACAGTCCTCGAAGCCGTGAGTTTATCTATGGACTCGAAACAGCTGATGCCGTGCTTGAAACCATTGCGCGCCTCGCGAACGAGAATCTGCACCTGATCGTGAACGAAACTATCGACATCCATGATGGTGGCGTGTCCGGCGTGCTTCAAGGACAGCTCATCGAGTTTGCGCCGGATGACACGCCGAGATGTGTCGAAAAGCCAGGAATTGCTTCGCTTCCGGTGTATATGGGGGAGAGGATACTGCATACCGTTTATGGCTTCTCTCCTGATCTGAACTTCCCGCCAAACGCACGAGTTGAGTTCAGCATTCATCCCAGGGCGAGAGGGTATCATCACCGGCACACGATCGTCTGGGAGTTCGAGCCGGATGTTGCAGATTTTTTGCCGGCTGCAGTCTATTGGCCAAACCGTTTCAGTCAGCATGTAGGCGATAAGGTCTACGGCCTGCTGGTAGCTGATAGCCTGGGGCTCCCGGTTCCCAAAACGACAGTCATCGCGCGACGGACAGCGCCGTTCACTTTCGGCCGAGAAACGGGGTCAGCAGAGGTCTGGACGCGAACCTCTCCACGTGAGCCTCAGCCCGGTCTCTACACGACGGTTAAAGGTTGGATAGATCCCTTCGCGCTACTCAGTAAAGAAGATCCGAATGGAGAAAATCTGCGATCGGTCTTGTGCCAGGCAGCTGTGCGGGCGAAATTCTCAGGTGCTGCCGTCGCAGGCGCTAAGGGACATGTAATCATCGAAGGTCGACGCGGCGAGGGTGACCTCTTTATGCTCGGCCACCAACCACCGGAAAGCCTTCCTTCATTCGTCGTCGAAAACGTCCAAGCGACTTACAAGGTCCTGTCCAACCGGCTCGGTCCAGTTCGCTTCGAGTGGGTGCATGATGGCGACATAGTCTGGATCGTTCAGCTTCATTGCGGAGCCACGGGTTCAGAGGCTGATGTAGTGGTTCCCGGCGAAGCCCGGTCCTGGATCGAGTTTGATGTGGCCGAAGGGCTGGATGCCCTTCGGAGGAAATTGATATCCGTTGAAGACGATCAGGGCCTGCTGATCTTAGGCGAGGTTGGTCTGACGAGCCATGTTGCGGATTTGCTAAGAAAGGCGAAGCATCCAGCGCGCCTGAAAGCGAAATCAACGATCTAGGGATGATCGTTGTCGGTCGCCCGATCGCTTCTCCAGATTTCCTGGATGATCTCCGTCCCGCGCACCTTGTGGACCGCCAAAACGTGCGCGGCCACATCCGGAACGGAGTGATCGACTACCAGTTCAACGACATTGTTTTGCTTCGGTCGCTTGGATCGTTCCTTGAAGGGAAAGTCTTCAATCCTCTTGAACGTGTCTTTGCCCCGCGGTTGAGGTTTGAAGAGCGTCGAACCACTGTTCAATGGGCTCAGCCAAATCCGATCTCGGTGCGCCGCAATTAGTCCTGCTGAATCGATAGTCAGAACCGTTTGTGATTTTTGCCTGTACGCCCGGGCCTTGAGAAGACCCCAGACTCGAGAGGCCGATAGCCAGAAGAAGCTTCGGGAGTTGAGAAGTTCGTACCAGTCTTTGGGTGTCAATTTATCCTGCAGGCAACGCGTAAGCAGATGGTCCTGCATGGGCTTCTGATCTCGGATTACGGCGCCAAGCAAGTTCGCTCTCGTCAATGGGACCGACTCCGGCCGGCGCTGAGATTCCAGTGCGAAACGTGCTTTCCCTGATACCTGGTAGAGGTCAAGGAGCGCACTTGCGCTCAGTAGCCCATGCTTCTGAATTGCTGGCCAAGCATCGTCATGCGCCATGTGATATAGACGGGGATATGTAGCAATCAACTCTTCTTCAGTCATTCCAGGTCCTCCGATCAATCAGGCCCGCACGACCAAAGCCCTTGGAGATAAGTGATACGGGCAGATTACATACACGCTCGACGTCCGAAATGAACTTTCGGCTCCCCACGTTAAGCTCGTCAAATTTTGACGCGGCAGAATTATCGGTACCAAGGTAATCCACAAACGTCAGGGCGATATCAGTCGCGCCATTCCAATAGGCTGATCTTCTGATTTGCTCCCAGTTGAATTCGGCCATTCTCCTCGTTTTTCCGGAAACGCTTCCGATCTCGGTCTTATTGATGGCCTCTATGGCAAGGCCTGACCGCCTGGCAATTTCTTCAAATGTAACCATGGTTCCCATTGGGCCAGACTCGCCCCCGACGCGGATCGGATATGTCCGGGCGACGAGAATGACCTTTCTCAGTCGGGTAAATGGTATTCCTGCGTCTGACAGGCACCCCGCCGCCGAGGTCTCGCGCGAGGTAACATGTGGGTAAGAGCCGTGATGAATGCTGAGGTCAGTTCCCTGAGTTCCTTCAAGCATGACCCTTTTTCCGGCAGCCAGTGCTAGCTCAACCTTTTCGCGAACGTCCGCGATATAGCTCTCAAGCTCTGGAATATGGCGGGCCAGCCGTACCTTGGGTCCCCAAGACAAATCACCGTCCCGGCCCATAATTTTGCGCGCGGACGCCGCTCCCACGCCCTGTTTCGTGGAGGAGATCCCGTCGAGCAGCTTCTCCTCCAAAGCGATGTCGTCGTCTTCGATAATCATCGCTTGCGGATCAATAAAGAGACCAGCTTTTTGGAGCCGTGGATGGGCGTCCAATTCGAGACTGAGGCGCTTTAGTGAGATCGTCGAACCTGCAGCGATGCAAATTTCTGCGTTGGGATTTGAGCCAGTGCCAGATGGAAGCTGCCTATAGGTGTATTCAGGATCCTGCACCTTATGACCCGCGTTTGGACCACCGACACGGACCAGTATGTCTGGCCTGCTGCCGGTTTTTCGGACACCGAGTTAGGCTAATCCCACTTTGTTTTCAAATTCCATAGGGCTGAGGTAGCCCAGTGTCGAATGGCGACGCTTTGGATTGTAGAAGCGCTCGATGTAATCGAACACGTCCGCCTTTGCATCGTCCCTGGTCCTGTAGACCTTGCGAGCTGTCCTTTCCGTTTTGAGTGATGAGAAGAAGCTTTCCATCGCGGCATTGTCCCAGACATTGCCGGATCGGCTCATCGAGCATGTGATGCCGTGGTCGGCCATGAGACGCTGGAACTGCTCGCTTGTGTATTGGCTACCCTGGTCCGAATGGTGGAGGAGCGCATCTGGCTTGCCTCTGCGCCAGATGGCCATGATCAACGCATCTGTAACGAGCTGGGCTGTCATATTGGTGCTCATCGACCAGCCAACAACACGTCGCGAGAACAGGTCGATGACGACGGCCACATAGAGCCAGCCCTCAGCCGTCCATAGATAGGTAAAATCGGCCACCCACTTCTGGTTCGGTCTTGCTGCCGCGAACTGTCGGTCTAGCACATTCGGCATGATGACAGGGCGCTCACCGTCGTCTTTCGGCAAGCCACGCCGTCTCGGCCTTGCTCTCAATGCATTTTCCCGCATGAGACGCTCGACGCGATGCAGGCCACAGGAGAGGCCTTCGGCGAGGAGGTCGTGCCAGACACGCCGCGCGCCATAGGTGCGGTCGCTATCCTTGAAGCTGTCCTTGATCTTGTCGAGCAGAGCCTCGTCATACCGGGCATGCTGGCTCGGAGACCGGTTTAACCAGGCATGAAAGCCGGAACGCGATACACCCAGCGCTTCGCAGAGCCATGCCACCGGCCAGATCGAACGGTGCTTTGCAATGAACGCGAACTTCATATCACGTCCTTCGCAAAGTAGGCGGCGGCCTTTTTTAAGATGTCACGCTCCGCCTTCAGCTTGGCCACTTCTTTCCGAAGCCTCTCGATCTCAAGCTGCTCAGGCTTCATCTGTCCCTGACCAGGAAACGCCTGTGCTGGGTCCGAACCATATTCCCTGACCCACTTGCGCAGGACATTCTCATGAACATCCAGATCGCGGGATGCCTGCGCAACGCCGACCCCACGCTCTCGAACCAATCTCACCGCCTCAAGCTTGTACTCGCGGCTGAACTTCCTTCGTTGCATTAATGCACTCCAGTTTCATTGGAAGCACCTTAACTCGGTGTCCAAGAAACCGGCAGCAGGCCAAAGATTCGAAAGTCGCGAATTTCGATGCTGCTTAAATACATTTCTGGTTACCCCCACCGTTACCCTATCCCGGTGGATGTCGATCTACCAAATTCATTCCAAGCTTATCCAGCTCGAAGTCTCTAGGCGGGGTTCTGAAAGAGCTAAGATCGATGTAGCTGAGAAATAAGGTGGTTCTCATATTTCATTTCTCTAGGCACCAATGCCGAGGGAGAGCGGGAATCCCTTCAAGGCGTGAGATTTCTGCATGTTGTCTTGGTCGTGAGGAAGTTATCCCTAGATCTATGCAGGAAACGAAGCTGCGGTGTTCGCGAACTCACACTATAGCCACCCAGTTCAGCGCTGTTGAGTCTCATGGGCCTTGCTTTGAGCCTTTAGCCTCACGCCTGGCCCGCCATCTGGCGTGGCGCCCGCGTCAAAGAATATTATACCTCTCTCTTCATAAACGCGCTTGATGGCATCAACCGTAATTGGCTGTGGGCCGCGTGGCCCCGCTTCATCCTGCTCCAACCTGCTAACAGTGTTGGCGGTTACCTTTGCAAGCTCTGCGACTTCTCTGACGCCTAGCTTTAAGATGGCACGAGCGGCTCTAGCTTGACTAGGGTTCACAGATACCTCATATCTATTTCAATACAGTGTATTGACAATCATCATCTGCTCTTATAGATACACTGTAATCATTATTGGTTCAACAAATGCGCCCTCGGAGGAGCCACGCATTTGCATGTCCGGCCCATAGCCGCAGGATCGGAACTGTTATGGAAATCCGCCAGCTTTCCTATTTTGTAGCGGTCGCCGAGGAGTTGCACTTTGGCCGAGCCGCCATGCGGGTGAACATCGCCCAGCCGGCGTTGAGCACGCAGGTACAGGCGCTGGAGAAGGGGCTCGGCGTGCAGTTGCTTACGCGCTCGACGCGCAAGGTGGAGCTGACGCGGGCAGGGGAGGTGTTCTATGATCGCTGTGTCCGGATGCTGGGGGAGCTGGATCTGTCAGCCGAGATGGCACGTGCGGCTGGAGGCAGGACGATGCGGGAGATCAGGATAGGGACGATCTATCCGGCAACGACTGGGGTGCTGCCAGCGTTCCTGGCTAGGATCGGACGGAAGTTTCCTGATATCCGTCTGCATGTGTCGAATGGCTCGACCGCCGATATCATCCGCCAGCTGGAGTGCGGGAAGCTCAATCTTGGCTTTATCCGACCAGTCGAGAACATCGGATCCTTGCGCTTCTTCTCGATTGCCCATGAGCGTTATCTGCTGGCCGTGCCGATGAGAAATCCGCTTGCATCGAAGAACGAAGTGACGATCGAGGATCTCAAGGCCGAAAAGATCATCGCCTTCAAGCGGCAGAACCTCTCCTACACCGAGCGCTACTTTGCCGAGACCTTCGAAGAGCATGGGCTGAATGACAATGTCGCCTATACCTGTGACGACACCTTCTCGCTGATCTCGCTCGTCTCTTCCGGTCTTGGGGTCGGCTTTGCCCCGGCGTGGACTGGAGATCTGCCGGGCAGGGACGTGGTCTTGAAGAAGGTGACGGGCATCGATCTGAAGATCGGGCTCGGTGTTGCCTGGAGCAAGGATGATCCGACGGCGGCACGCGATGACATCCTCGACATCGCCAGGACACTGGGGCGGCCGGGCAGGTGAGGGTGGCGGTTTGCTACAGAGCTCACTCTGCCCATTCATGCGGAACGCCATGGCCGGGGGAAGGCGGTCCCGCCTGACCCTTCGGGTCGTTATGCTCAGGCTCCTGCGGCTTCCCTTTTTCCGGCCCTGACGTGACGAGAATTCCCGCTTTCGCGCCCTTCGGTCGCCGCGATGCTGAAAGCTCCGATATTCTTCATTGTCTGACCCGGATCTCGCGCAAGCGCGGCTTTGATCCGAGTGGTCTTGAGCGATGGCGCGCTATTGCTGGCTTTTCCGTCACTCAATACGTATCGAACAAGGTTCTGAACTCTGGGTCTGCATGGTAGCGCAGCTTTCGCGCCAGTGCTTGCCTCTGCCCGGTGCTGAGAGCGATCGAACAGGGTCATGGCTGCTGCTCCCTATCTGTGGCCTCGTCCGGCTTGGCTGTCCCGAGGATATCGTCGAACAGATCCCGGTCCTTCTCGCGCGTCAGAAACCACGGCAGCTCGGCACGCAGCCACTCGTCGAGACGGCCGGTCATATACCGCTCTGGTTGCCGCTCGATCCGATCGAGCACGAGCGCCCGATCAGGATCTTGCGTCTTGTATCCTGGGCACGCTGCTCTTTGCTCAGCCGTGCCACCAGCATCTGCTTACGGGCTTCCAGCTGTCGCAGTCTTTCCTGAATGCTCCGTTTGGTCATCGCAGCGTCCTTTCGCAATAAAACTTAATTCGACGCGCAGCAGCCAAGTCGCACAAGGTGCAAATCTGTCATCGGTCGCGATCGGCGGAGCCGCATCCCAACTGCTGGCGAGCGAAGCGAAGAAAGCAGGAAGGGCGCACTTACGAGTTGCTGCGCAACTCAGCGCTCTGACGCTTCTCATCAGCTGGAGACGTGCGAATGGCGATTTACCATTGCAGCATGAAGCCGGTGAGCCGCGGTGGCGGCCGAAGCGCCGTGGCCGCGATCGCCTATCGGACCGCCAGCCGGATGATCAATGAACGTGAAAACGTCTGGTATGACTTCACCCGAAAGTCTGGCGTCGTGCATTGCGAGATCGTGCTGCCGGAAGGCCCGGATGCGACGTGGGCACTGGACCGTTCGACACTCTGGAATGCGGCGGAGTTTGCCGAGAAACGCAAGGATGCGCGGCTTGCCCGCGAAGTCGAGATCGCCCTTCCGCATGAGCTGAATGCGGATCAGCGGTTGGCCTTGGTACGTGCCTTTGCCCGTGATCTCGCCGACCGGTATGGGGCAGCCGTCGACTTTGCCATTCATGCGCCAGGTGGCGAGAGCGACATTCGCAATATCCATGCGCATGTGATGATGACGACGCGGACAGTCGGACCCGATGGCTTGGGCGAAAAGACACTCATCGAGCGGGAGAACAAGTGGCTGTTGAACCACGACCTGCCGACGGCGCAGATGCAGCTGCGCGAGATCCGCCAGGCCTGGGAGACGCATGCCAACCGGGCGCTGATGCGGGCAGGGCACGAGATCAGGATCGATCATCGCTCTCATCTGGAGCGTGGCCTCGAGATCGAGCCGACCGAGCATATGGGCGTGCATGCATCCGAGATCGATCGTCGCGGTGGATCCGTCTCACGCACCCGGATCGACGAGGAGGCGGCACGGCGGAATGCCGAGCTGATCCGGCAGAAA encodes the following:
- a CDS encoding tyrosine-type recombinase/integrase, which translates into the protein MKGKRRNGLPRYCSLVIDRHKKRRIRFRTKGVDTYLPFPPVGPEFEMAYAAALAGVTEWRENIGASRTRPGSFDALAVSYYRSPTFKGLRETTKRTYRRIIENFRVKHGARMMRDLRREHVKALIGDMSDRPQAANRLLSLLKIMLDHALDNGWITANPATGIKGFSKKTKGFHTWSDAEIAAFEERHLEGTRARLALNLLLYTAQRRSDVVLMGWQQINGRTISVKQEKTGAELDLFMLPALLTSIRELPRDKPTFLTTDFGKPFTAAGFGNWFRDRCNEAGLPHCSAHGLRKAAARRMAEGGMSGDIIKAVTGHTDLKQVSVYTAAANQTALAEMGAKAIAGKKSRTNIVQPNRKVGQRKGE
- a CDS encoding DUF7002 family protein; this encodes MTEEELIATYPRLYHMAHDDAWPAIQKHGLLSASALLDLYQVSGKARFALESQRRPESVPLTRANLLGAVIRDQKPMQDHLLTRCLQDKLTPKDWYELLNSRSFFWLSASRVWGLLKARAYRQKSQTVLTIDSAGLIAAHRDRIWLSPLNSGSTLFKPQPRGKDTFKRIEDFPFKERSKRPKQNNVVELVVDHSVPDVAAHVLAVHKVRGTEIIQEIWRSDRATDNDHP
- a CDS encoding adenylosuccinate synthetase; amino-acid sequence: MLVRVGGPNAGHKVQDPEYTYRQLPSGTGSNPNAEICIAAGSTISLKRLSLELDAHPRLQKAGLFIDPQAMIIEDDDIALEEKLLDGISSTKQGVGAASARKIMGRDGDLSWGPKVRLARHIPELESYIADVREKVELALAAGKRVMLEGTQGTDLSIHHGSYPHVTSRETSAAGCLSDAGIPFTRLRKVILVARTYPIRVGGESGPMGTMVTFEEIARRSGLAIEAINKTEIGSVSGKTRRMAEFNWEQIRRSAYWNGATDIALTFVDYLGTDNSAASKFDELNVGSRKFISDVERVCNLPVSLISKGFGRAGLIDRRTWND
- a CDS encoding IS3 family transposase (programmed frameshift) translates to MQRRKFSREYKLEAVRLVRERGVGVAQASRDLDVHENVLRKWVREYGSDPAQAFPGQGQMKPEQLEIERLRKEVAKLKAERDNLKKGRRLLCEGRDMKFAFIAKHRSIWPVAWLCEALGVSRSGFHAWLNRSPSQHARYDEALLDKIKDSFKDSDRTYGARRVWHDLLAEGLSCGLHRVERLMRENALRARPRRRGLPKDDGERPVIMPNVLDRQFAAARPNQKWVADFTYLWTAEGWLYVAVVIDLFSRRVVGWSMSTNMTAQLVTDALIMAIWRRGKPDALLHHSDQGSQYTSEQFQRLMADHGITCSMSRSGNVWDNAAMESFFSSLKTERTARKVYRTRDDAKADVFDYIERFYNPKRRHSTLGYLSPMEFENKVGLA
- a CDS encoding LysR family transcriptional regulator, whose product is MEIRQLSYFVAVAEELHFGRAAMRVNIAQPALSTQVQALEKGLGVQLLTRSTRKVELTRAGEVFYDRCVRMLGELDLSAEMARAAGGRTMREIRIGTIYPATTGVLPAFLARIGRKFPDIRLHVSNGSTADIIRQLECGKLNLGFIRPVENIGSLRFFSIAHERYLLAVPMRNPLASKNEVTIEDLKAEKIIAFKRQNLSYTERYFAETFEEHGLNDNVAYTCDDTFSLISLVSSGLGVGFAPAWTGDLPGRDVVLKKVTGIDLKIGLGVAWSKDDPTAARDDILDIARTLGRPGR